A stretch of DNA from Odocoileus virginianus isolate 20LAN1187 ecotype Illinois chromosome 7, Ovbor_1.2, whole genome shotgun sequence:
GAGGGTACTGGGTACACTGATGTGGATTATATTATTATCTATTCTTTCTGGTATGCTGAAATAtctcattaaaacaaacaaaaaaaatggtgTGAACACTCTCACTGCAACAGGGTACAACACTCTGCCTGCCTCAGGACAAAGATGGGAAGGAAATGTATGAaaaacagtggtgttggagaggtAGGAACCTGGGTGAGTTAAGACCAACGTTGGGTTTTTCACAAGCAGATGGTAAGGTGTTGCTTCTCTTGCAGGCTTCGTGGTCCAGGGCTCCAATGGCGAGTTCCCCTTCCTGACCAGCAGTGAGCGCCTGGAGGTGGTGAGCCGTGCACGCCAGGCCCTGCCCAAGGACAAGCTCCTGCTGGCTGGCTCCGGCTGCGAGTGTGAGGCCTGAATGCCCGGGCCTGGCGGTGGCTGGGTGTGGGGGGCTGGCTCCCTGGCCTGGAGCTGGGTTCAGTCTAGGTCCTGCTCTCTCTCTTCTGCATCCCTTGCTTGCCTCGGTCCTAGTCTggtcctctccctcctgccctcgcCCACCATGGCCTGTAGGgaagatttctttcttcctcctgtaGCTACTCAGGCCACGGTGGAGATGACAGTGAGCATGGCCCACGTCGGGGCTGATGCCGCCATGGTGGTGACCCCTTGCTACTATCGTGGCCGCATGAGCAGCGCTGCCCTTGTTCACCACTACACCAAGGTGGGTTAAAGTGGGGTTGTGGGTTTGAGGCCTGGGCCCAGAGGAAGCTGGGTGGAGCAGAGATTCTGcccagggatgggaggggagaagcTAGGAGCAGAGTGGTGAGCTGACTTCCCATGAATGGCAgcttgggagaggggagggacacCACCagctaccagctgtgtgaccgtGGGCAACTGACTTAACCCTGCTGGGtcgctctcccctcccctctccaatGGGAGGAATGATGAATCTTCCTCCAGGGAGGATTAAGATCAGTCAAAACCAAAAGGACTTGGagctgtgcctggcacacagaaagcACTCTTCAATATCACCCAGGATCAGTGTTTGCAATCAGGGTGCACAGCTCCGTGACTTCTCATCCAGGAGGTGGGCCAGTCCAGGCAGTCCTGCACAGACTCAGGCTCTGACCGCCTCAGGCCTGGGGCAGCTgccctcccctctcttctctgcACCCCTCAGGTGGCTGACCTGTCTCCGATTCCTGTGGTGCTGTACAGTGTCCCAGCCAACACGGGGCTGGACCTGCCGGTGGATGCGGTGGTCACGCTTTCCCAGCACCCCAATATTGTGGGCATCAAGGACAGTGGGGGTGATGTGAGTGGCAGCAGCCCTAGGCTGGGGactccttctcttctcctttgaTACCCACTTCAGGGCAGCTCTAGGACCTGCTTCAGTCCTGGACTCTGGTGTGGGTTCCCTCTGTCCTCAGGTCTCCCTGGGGTTCATCTGAATCAAGGCGGGTATCTCTCTGGGACCTCGACTCTCATTCTCCCACActtgcccagcccccagcccccagcccccagccaggcCAGCAGCAGAGCCTGTCGGCCCAGCTCTCACACTAGCTTGGCTGTTATTACAGGTGACCAGGATTGGGCTGATTGTTCACAAGACCAGGAGTCAGGATTTCCAGGTGTTGGCCGGATCGGCTGGCTTCCTGCTGGCCAGCTATGCCGTAGGTAGGCCCTCCCACTCCTCTCAGATTGTGACAAGTGGTCATGATACAGGCAGCTGGGTTCTGCTGGGAAAGACGCTGAAGGCCAGGACTGTGTGGACAGGGGGCTTTTGCCAGCCTGCCTGCTGGGAAACCTCAGAGATATGTCTCACCACTTACTTATTTGAATAGTGGATGCTTCTAAGTGACCTTGTTAGGCGGAGGAGGGTGGCCATGAACAATCCCCTGGCCTGTAGGGGGGATGCCTGCAGTTTGTTCTAAGTCCCAAGCTCCCTGCTTAGGTGACAAATTTAGCTCCTTTAATCTCACCTTGTAAATCATCGTCTAAGGGCAGAGGCCTTGGGGCGCTTCCCACCAGTCTGGGAGTGCgttttcctctctccctgggccCAGGCCAGAATGAATTGTCAGGCCTGCAGGGTTGACCTGGGGATCTTCATCTGACTGATCAGACACTGTTCCAGTATAGGATCCTAGGAATGTTACCATTTAGACCAAGTGCTCTTGTCTGCTTGGGGTCAAGGTCCCTGAGTTCAGACTGGATTTGGgctctggaggggaggggagtacCTGCTCCCATCAGCTGAAGCCCCAATGATTTAAGATTTGAGTTACTTTTCCAGTGATGCAGGGGACAATG
This window harbors:
- the HOGA1 gene encoding 4-hydroxy-2-oxoglutarate aldolase, mitochondrial isoform X2, producing MLVPRVWSSVRPGVSKVLSRTLGGWPSGEGRRMDLSGIYPPVTTPFTATAEVDYGKLQENLHKLGTFPFRGFVVQGSNGEFPFLTSSERLEVVSRARQALPKDKLLLAGSGCESTQATVEMTVSMAHVGADAAMVVTPCYYRGRMSSAALVHHYTKVADLSPIPVVLYSVPANTGLDLPVDAVVTLSQHPNIVGIKDSGGDVTRIGLIVHKTRSQDFQVLAGSAGFLLASYAVGAVGGVCALANVLGAQVCQLERLCLTGQWEDAQKLQHRLIEPNTAGLKRDNKSEIFRHPRWKKAFF